The genome window GGAGGTTCATCGCTTCCAGCCATCAAGAAGTATTTGGCCGCCAACTACAAAGTTGATGTCCAGAAACTGGCTCCTTTCATCAAGAAGTACCTGAAGAGCGCTGTTACCTCTGGAAAATTGGTGCAAACTAAGGGAAGTGGTGCCTCTGGTTCATTCAAACTCCCAGCtaaggagaagaaagaaaaggcGACTAAGCCAAAGAAGGCAGCAGCGAAGAAACCTAAAGCCGCCGCTAAACCAAAGAAGGCAGGTGAGAAGAAAGCAGCTAAACCCAAGAAACCTGCAGCAGCCAAAAAGGCAGCATCTGGTGCCGCTAAAGCAGCAAAGAAATCTGGAAGTGTAAAGGCCAaggcaccaaaagaaaagaaagcgaAAGCCCCAAAAGTAGCTAAAAAGGCACCAAAACCCAAGAAGGCAGCAggagcaacaaagaaagccgcTCCCAAAAAAGCAGCAGCCAAGAAGTAAATTGTGAATAGAGTCGATCTCTATTTCATTGAGGATTCCTCACAAACTACAACAGTCCTTTTTAGGACTACCATAAATCTTTACAAAGAGTATAAATGCATATCTGCTTTGCTTACATTGTTGGGAGCAAGCAAATTCAAGCCGTATTTGTCAGGGCGATAATTTCCACGCTCTCTGTTCTCTCTTAACCCTATTCTCGTTATATGTTGGGAATGTTAAACGGTCTATAATGTGtgtaaatacgttattccgggaGCAACtgcccccttcttcagtgttgtaTCTTCTGAAAATTTAGCCTTTTTTCAGGGGGAATTGACTCGCAGGAGTCTAGTTTCCTAACGTCGTTCACTTTCTCCAAAATGTTGGCATTGCCCAACACAAATgatgtccctgctctattatatgcCTAGCAACCGCCGACTTTATGcgtgggttattcttatttttagcggattcaGCCTCCGTTATACgttctaacaccctggtgtggaCTAACCGTTTTGCTTGCCCTATGTAAATCTCgtcgcagtctgggcaggaaatctcataaatgccgcttttttccgtAGACTTTTGTCGTTGACTGATTGTATCCcggtcctaagtaggtatcgtctgctggaCAAAGTGAAACGAAATCCACGTTTGTGTAcccgccttttgatgttctgtgTCCGACCTGAGTATGTTAAGGTTATtcattgcctaggttctgtaTTTACCGTCTTCACGCCTGGcgtattttctttttaatccaattttcgatgaggttcctgttgtatccgtttttcttggctgtttccaggatgtagttcatttctttatttcttccctCCCCATTGCGCGGTGTTGTGACCATACTGTGCATCATAAAGTTGCATGCCGTCATCTTATGATGGAAATCGgggtttgaggtgtatgtgatggttcgttgtgtctgggtcgatttcctgtagatgtcgaattcaaaatcccctctttcccggattatttttaagtctagaAACGGTATTtccccttccttttcgatctccatggtgaaTTCGATCTTCCTGTATGCCCGGTTAAGTTTCTCGAGGATTGCTCCTGCTTTTTCTCTTTTCATGATTGCTAATACATCGTGCACGTATCTTatccagaatctcgggagtgccccagcatcctcgagttcattctccaggtTCTTCATAAATGCCTCGCATAGTACCGGTGAGAGAGGTTTACCCATTGTTACCCCGGAGGTTGTTTCATAAAATTTATAcctgaatttgaaataaaattcactCATGGACGTGAAGGCCAGTTTCTTGTACAGTTGAaccttcttcctccattcggatgagttttcaTGTGTCGTGATCCATTCTTCGAACAAGTATAGGGCTTCCTTCATCGGTACGCTTGGGAACATCGCTTGTATGTCGAAGGATACTAGaatttcatcactttgtatcCCCCCGaccttttgacttcttccaagagccacttcacAATATTTTGGGTCGGTGAATTCGTTGCAGCTATTATTTCTCTGGCCTCGTTGCCTTTTTTATGTAATATAAAAATAGTAGCTAAAAAGGCACCAAAGCCCGAGAAGGCGGCTGGagtagcaaagaaagcggttttCAAAAAGCAGCAGCCAAGAAGTAAATTGAGAATAGAGTCAATCTCTATTTGAATGGGGATTCGCCACGAAACCCAAAAGTCCTTTTCAGGACTACCATAAATCTTTACAAAGAGTAAAATTCCATATCTGCTTTGATTACATTGTTGTGAGCAAGCAAATTCGAGCCCTATTTGCCCCGGGCGTTAATTTCCACGCTCTGTTGTTCCCCTGCGGACAGATGCAATAggtaattcctaaatctactgcagaTCGCATGAGTTTCCAAATGACGAAGAAAAATGCAAAcgaaaatgaattaaattttgtaaaattacTACGAATATCATTTATGAATAGACCATAATTCATTTTCGTACATTTCATAATGTTTGACACCATTTCATTTTCCTGAGGCGGATTAAATATCTGAATCCGAATGACCAATTAAACATGGACGGATCATACAAGAACGGAGAAAAAAGGAGTTTTAGTTTATAAAACTAAGAATGGCAGTTGATTTAAAGAAAATAATCGCTTCGTCGCCTGTAATGCTGGTAAAACTGCGCTCACCGGGTGGAAACTTAAACTTCTTTAAAGGCCGTGATGAAGTGGAGGGAACCAACTTGAATCTTTCCCTAGCCGAACGGAGTGAAATTGGATGAATTTGCTGCCCAAATTTCCTAGAAACGCtcgaaaacaaattaaaacacTTAATATAGACAtattgttttattaaaaaaaaaatatcgaaggCTGAGTGTTGGACATCACCCCACAAAAAGTGTTGCACATTAGCCCAATGATACTATTTTGCGCGGTTCGGCGTCACGCTAACACTGTGTGAGATAATTACAAACCCTCTTTGGATTTTATATTGTAATATAAACTTATTTACCTATCAGATAAGTGGAAAGAActcaaaaaataacaaaaaacgtGACACACAATAAAAACTTTTAACTTGGAAAAATTTACTTGATTCACTTCATTGAAACAGGCTGCGTCTTATCGAGTGTGTTTTCTATTAAAAACAAGGTACTGCCAACAGAAACAGAAAGCAGCATGCGGCTCTGTTAAATTTCAATGTACATACCAGATATCAACAGTGTTACACATCATCCCACTTTACCCTAATCAGCTAGCTCACTGGCATGCTAGTGGGGCCATGAAATGAAACCCGGTACAGATCGGGAAGAATTGCCcgaagaatattttttatttttaaattttttctaaattttttaatttttccttttacaaAGAGTAAAATTCCGTATTTCAAACTATACAGAATAATTATCAACGAGGTATGCATTTTCGGGCGAGAAAACATTTTGGAATTAGATATTACAACCATCACATTTGCAAAGTCACAAAAAATTCATGTGACCAGACTGAACTAGATATTA of Hermetia illucens chromosome 4, iHerIll2.2.curated.20191125, whole genome shotgun sequence contains these proteins:
- the LOC119655430 gene encoding histone H1-like, whose amino-acid sequence is MAEESAPVAAAAAASPKKGKKAAGGPKKPKSKPTHPPTSSMVNAAIKSLKERGGSSLPAIKKYLAANYKVDVQKLAPFIKKYLKSAVTSGKLVQTKGSGASGSFKLPAKEKKEKATKPKKAAAKKPKAAAKPKKAGEKKAAKPKKPAAAKKAASGAAKAAKKSGSVKAKAPKEKKAKAPKVAKKAPKPKKAAGATKKAAPKKAAAKK